From one Trachemys scripta elegans isolate TJP31775 chromosome 14, CAS_Tse_1.0, whole genome shotgun sequence genomic stretch:
- the LOC117887673 gene encoding olfactory receptor 14A16-like, translated as MSNQTAVTEFLLLGFSDIRELQILHFVVFLLLYLISLLGNLLIITAITLDRHLHTPMYFFLMNLSILDLGSISVTIPKSMANSLMNTRSISYSGCVAQVFLFAFFAAADYAILTVMAYDRYVAICQPLHYETVMNRKACVQMAASAWISVIPYSAVHTGKTFAISFCQGNMVDQFFCEIPQLLKLACSDSDLSEVGFLIFSVCLGSSCFVFIIVSYVQIFTTVVRIPSEQGRHKAFSTCLPHLIVVSLFLCTATFAYLKPNSSSPSVQNLLVAVLYSVLPPMMNPIIYSMRNKELKGALSKLIGWGLIIKN; from the coding sequence atgtccaaccaaaCAGCTGTGACCGAGTTCCTTCTCCTAGGATTCTCTGACATTCGGGAGCTGCAGATTTTACACTTTGTGGTGTTTTTACTGCTTTACCTGATATCCCTGCTGGGGAACCTTCTCATCATCACAGCCATAACCCTCGACCgccaccttcacacccccatgtacttcttcctgatgaATCTGTCCATCCTAGACCTTGGCTCCATCTCTGTCACCATCCCCAAATCCATGGCCAATTCCCTCATGAACACCAGATCAATTTCTTATTCTGGATGCGTTGCCCAAGTCTTTCTCTTTGCCTTCTTTGCTGCAGCAGATTATGCCATACTGACCGTCATGGCGTATGATCGATACGTTGccatctgccaaccactgcactatgAGACAGTGATGAACAGAAAagcttgtgtccaaatggcagccaGTGCCTGGATTAGTGTTATTCCCTACTCTGCAGTGCACACTGGAAAAACATTTGCAATATCCTTTTGTCAAGGCAACATggtggatcagttcttctgtgaaatcccccagctccTCAAGCTCGCCTGCTctgactcagacctcagtgaagtCGGGTTTCTCATATTTAGTGTGTGCTTAGGCTCAAGCTGCTTTGTTTTCATAATTGTTTCATATGTTCAGATCTTCACCACAGTGGTGAGAATTCCCTCTGAGCAGGGACgccataaagccttctccacctgcctgcCTCACCTCATTGTGGTCTCCTTATTCCTTTGTACTGCCACTTTTGCATACCTGAAACCCAACTCCAGCTCTCCATCAGTTCAGAatctcttggtggctgttctctattCTGTGTTGCCACCAATGATGAATCCGATCATCTACAGCATGAGGAACAAGGAGCTCAAAGGTGCACTGAGTAAACTGATAGGTTGGGGATTAATCATTAAGAATTAA